Within bacterium, the genomic segment GCCGACAATTCTTTCGGCATCGTGGTAATGACCAGGCGTTCGAAAGAAATTCTTGAAAAGGATTACGGCATCGTCAAGAAAAAAATCCAGGTCGTACCGCATGGCATCCACCCTATGACATTTCAGAGTTCGGAAAAATCAAAGCGCCCGCTTGGCCTTTCAAAAAAAATCGTTTTGTCGACGTTCGGACTTTTAAGCAAAGACAAAGGAATAGAGTATGTCATTGAAAGTTTGCCGGAAGTGGTAAAAAAACATCCCGAGGTTGTTTACCTCGTTATCGGAGCCACCCACCCGACAGTCATACAGCGCGAGGGCGAAAAATACAGAAATACATTGATAAAAAAAGTTGACGCGCTTGGTCTCTCCGGCCATGTAAAATTCTATAACCGCTACATGGCTCTTCATGAACTTCTCGCTTTTCTCGATGCTACAGACATATACATTTCCCCTTCCCTTAACCCAAACCAGGCTGTTTCCGGCACGCTTACATACGCTATGGGAGCGGGACGTCCGGTAATCTCCACGGCATTTGCTCAGGCCAAAGAAGACGTACCTGCAAGCGTCGGCATGCTTGTGGATTTCAAGAAACCTCTGGAGTACCGCGATGCGATTTTGCATCTCCTCGCGGACACGAAGCGTCGGGAAAAGATGGGAGAGGTGGCGTACTTTATTACCCGCAACATGACATGGCCGAACGTTGCCATTGCTTACATGAAAGTCTTCAGCCGCGCCGTTCCGTCGTTTTCGTTTCAGGAAAAAAATCTGCCAAGAATAAAGATGGCTCACATTCTCAAACTGACGGACGATTTTGGGATATTTCAGTTCGCAAAATTGACCGAAGTGGATAAATTCTTCGGCTATACGACCGATGACAATGCAAGAGCACTCATCGCCGCGTGTCTGCACTTCGAAAAATTCAAATCCCACACTTCCCTTAATCTGATGTTGAATTACTTGAATTTTCTGGAGTATACCGTGCGTCCTGACGGCTATTTCAACAATTACGTGAACCAAGACAGGACGTTGAACTCAAAAGCAAACAACGTAGAAAGCATGGAAGACCCGACCGGACGCGCGATTCAAGCCCTGGCAAAAGTAGCAGCGTCGGAATCGGTGCCCTACCCTCTGAGAGAAAAAAGCCGTCAGTTGCTATTCCGAAGTTTGGACCAAAATCTGAAATTTACCCATCTTCGGGCAATGGCTTTTTTTATAAAAGGTTTGTGCACCTGGCTTTCGGGCGCCGAACACAATGGGTCCGTGTATGACCGACTTGAAGCAGTCATGGTGGCCTATTGCGACCAGTTGGTTTCCGCTTTCAAGAAAAATGAAAATGAAAATTGGAAATGGTTTGAACCGCATCTCACCTACGCCAACGCCATCTTGCCTGACGCTTTGTTTTCGGGCTACTTGGTCAGGCGCGGACAGAACATTGAGTGGCTGGAGGTGGGAACATCGGCGCTTGAGTTTTTAATATCAAAAACTTTTATCAAAAACGTGTATGTGCCGATAGGCCAGAGAGGTTGGCACCGCCAGGGCGGCCATCGGGCCCTCTACGACCAACAACCGGAAGAACCGGCGGCAATGGTAAAAGCTCTTGGAACCGCGTACATGGCAACCAAAAATGATAAATATCGGAAGCTTATGCATCGTACGTTCTACTGGTTTCTCGGCGATAATTTGGCCGACCGGATTATGTACGATGCCTCGACCGGCGGCTGTTACGACGGCTTGGCAAGACAGCACGTTAATCTCAATCAGGGAGCGGAATCTACCCTCTCCTATCTCATCGCCAGACTGATTTTGTGAAGTTTCAATCCAAAATCGGCAATTTAGATTGTGAAATAAAAAATCACCACAGTGTGGTAATTTTTTATTTAATGTATGAAAAAATATCTTTTTTTAGAGTTATATCTCCTTTTCGGAAAGGAAGGGTATGCCTTCTCCTTCTACCACAGTAAATGTCGTCCGCCCAATAAGAGTGCCTCGATGGGTCTCAACGGAGCAGCGGTAGCGGCCGAAAAGAAGATTTGTTTTTTGAGTATACCCTCGATATCCTTCCAAACGCCCTCCCGCAATCGGAAAAGGAATACGCGCCACTGTCTCCCAGTTTCCAGTCTTTTCATTAAAATGCTCCCATCGATGGTAGATGTTTGTTGAAATCCTCACGGGCGCAAATACGGAACTGAAACAATATGCGCTGTCTCCCTCTACATACGTGAATATGTCATCTGTACTTCGAAGGAATTCGTACCATGAGGGCTTTTCGTATACGACTTGATAGTTTCCGTTTGGTAAACGCGCGACACTGTGATACACGCCAATCTCGCGGATTGACAAAGGAACCGGTGGGATAATATTTAAAAAGTAAAAAGAGTTAAAAAGAATAAATATCGTGCCAATGGAAAAAATGCTGCTTTTGAGAGCCCCCGTAACGCGCTCGGGCGACGTCATATACAGAAGAGACAAAAAAACAAAAACAATAAGGAGACTGATTATCGTACTTGCAAAAAAGATACCGTCCCCTATCTGCCGTACGATAATCGGAAAAATAAGGGCGCAATAAGAAACAAAAAGAAAATACCACGCCGAAATATGAAAATTCAGGCGCGCGTAGTGCGTGCGCAAAAACTCATTGCCGACAAGAAATGCGCCAAATATCAAAAAGAAAAGAAAACTTCCAACGAGAGTGCCGCTTCGCGCATACAACACGATAAAGCCCCCCGCGAGGTTACCGAAAGCGAATTGCACTATGGCAAGAAGAATAGTCGGTGTAAAATCGCCTTTCTTGCCATATATCGTCAGAAGGAGAATTCCGCAGGCAGAAACCAAGATGTACCACAATAAAACAATATTCGTGTACAACTGGTCGGGACGGACAAGCGTGAATGAATCCCAGATAAATCCGGTAAAAATGGAAATCGTCCCCACATGCCGTTCGTGTTTTTTTACAAATTCCCGAACGGGAGCAGGAACAAGTGCAAACGGGTTAGTTATCATGGAAATAGAAAGTCTTTTGAATCTCCCAATGATTATCCTGATGCACAAAAAGTGTCAGGTTATTGAATTGTAGGTCAAAATGCGGCGCGGGTAGAGAAGAAACATAATCCCACACGTTTTGTGATTGCTCCGGTGACAAGTAACGGGCAATGGAGGCGTGCAGTTTGAGGGGCAACGGTATAGGTTTTTGATAATTACCAAAGCCGGAAAGAAGATGGAGAAGTTTTTCGGCTTTTTCCTGCACACGCACGTTGTCTTTGATGCCAAGAAAGATTGTTCTAGATTGGGAGCCAAATCGTTCAAAGCCGTCGATAACCAAAGGAGATGTTTCTTCCTTCACTGCTGTGTCTTCAAGGACTTTTTCGATTACAGAAATATCTCCGGTTTCAAAAGGTGCTTTAAGTGTCAGGTGCAGGGGTATGTATTCGCTTAAATTTTTAATGCCAAAACGTTCCGACAAATCAGCAGTGATTTTTTTGTAGTATTCACCCGCCTCTCCCTCTATTAAATATCCGATGAAATATCTCATTTTTATTTAAACTCGATATACAGTTACATAAATTAAATAGTATATTTTTTGTGCCAAGAGACAGGAAGCCCGCTTTTTAAGGCTTTATCGATTGTGTCTTGAGTGCCTGTACTGTTATTTACCTGAAAGGCATACACTTCGTCCGAGATTTTGATTTCTTCGTCGTGACGAAGATTGTAATGCTCTTGGGTAATGGTGTCATATGGCATTTCTATAAGAGCGCTAGGATTAACATCTTTTATTTTCTGCAGAAGTCTTTCGAGATTATCTATAGTTTCCTCTGTTACGGGTTCTTGGCACCAGTTCGTGTGATAATCGTGTATATAACTTTTCAAGACAGCGGGAATAACTACCTTCAAGCGTGAAGCGTCAGGGAAAAGTGCCATTGCTTCGTCCATAGCAAAATAATCAACTCCCGTCGTTCCACCCGTCACAATTCCATCTCCACGGGAAAGCACTTCGCAAACAGCTGTCCGCACATCGTTTTCTACGATGTCATTCGTCAGCCTCCATGTTCCTGTAAACAAAATCCATTTCACCACAGTAGTAGCCAGCATCAAAATTCTTGCTTAATTGAGATTAATGAACACTAATAACCCTTTTTCTTCCTTCTTGTATTATAGAAATCTTCCCTCTGTTCTTTTGTAATAAAACCATTTTTCTCAAGATTTTTTATAATAAAAGGTATTTCTTCTACTTCTTTTTTCCAAGTTTTATACAAATCCAAGACTTCAGCATACATAGAGTTTCCCGACTGTATATCACGCATAAAAAGTAATGCTAAGGCATTGTATTCTACCATTTCCACAAAAGCATAATGGATCGACTTAAGAGCAGAACTTTCTTTTGTTTGGAGATGTATAACTTTTAGTGCGAGTTCTTCTAACATATTTAATAAAAAAACCTGTTGATTTAAAATGTCTATTTCAAAATAAACATCAGGGTATTTCTTTGAAACATCAATAAGAATTGATTGTTGACGTTTAAAATTTTCTGAATACTTATCCCTAAGATAGTTAATATCAGGGTTTATTAAGTCAATTTTTGAAAAAACAAAATCTGGGTACGCTTTCATAATAGCTTTTTTAACTTCATTAGAATAAGGAATTATTTTTTCCCGAAAAAAAACTATTTGATCTATTGTTGCTGATAACTCATCTTGTCTTTTTTTGTAAAAATAGGTAACCAAGGCTACCCCTAAAGAAAGCGAGCCAACTATACTGGATATTTTTTGGAGTGTATCCAGACTATAATTTACAACAATCGAGGAAGCGACCAAAAGAGCACTAAAGATTATAGAGACTGTTAGAAGATTTTTATTTAGATAATTTTTCATTTGCAAACCAATTTAATGTGACAGTTTTTGATTCAAA encodes:
- a CDS encoding DUF2914 domain-containing protein, translating into MITNPFALVPAPVREFVKKHERHVGTISIFTGFIWDSFTLVRPDQLYTNIVLLWYILVSACGILLLTIYGKKGDFTPTILLAIVQFAFGNLAGGFIVLYARSGTLVGSFLFFLIFGAFLVGNEFLRTHYARLNFHISAWYFLFVSYCALIFPIIVRQIGDGIFFASTIISLLIVFVFLSLLYMTSPERVTGALKSSIFSIGTIFILFNSFYFLNIIPPVPLSIREIGVYHSVARLPNGNYQVVYEKPSWYEFLRSTDDIFTYVEGDSAYCFSSVFAPVRISTNIYHRWEHFNEKTGNWETVARIPFPIAGGRLEGYRGYTQKTNLLFGRYRCSVETHRGTLIGRTTFTVVEGEGIPFLSEKEI
- a CDS encoding glycosyltransferase; its protein translation is MQKIKPDKKKNWIVYVSTFPPRECGIATFTDDLSRAFGELFSPGIESKVVALNVNEVSHLNYPPKVIAQISQDKASDYLRVAKELNNLPQVKLVSVQHEFGIFGGLWGSYLLAFLETIKKPVVVTFHSVLPAPDDKLKVLVKAIADNSFGIVVMTRRSKEILEKDYGIVKKKIQVVPHGIHPMTFQSSEKSKRPLGLSKKIVLSTFGLLSKDKGIEYVIESLPEVVKKHPEVVYLVIGATHPTVIQREGEKYRNTLIKKVDALGLSGHVKFYNRYMALHELLAFLDATDIYISPSLNPNQAVSGTLTYAMGAGRPVISTAFAQAKEDVPASVGMLVDFKKPLEYRDAILHLLADTKRREKMGEVAYFITRNMTWPNVAIAYMKVFSRAVPSFSFQEKNLPRIKMAHILKLTDDFGIFQFAKLTEVDKFFGYTTDDNARALIAACLHFEKFKSHTSLNLMLNYLNFLEYTVRPDGYFNNYVNQDRTLNSKANNVESMEDPTGRAIQALAKVAASESVPYPLREKSRQLLFRSLDQNLKFTHLRAMAFFIKGLCTWLSGAEHNGSVYDRLEAVMVAYCDQLVSAFKKNENENWKWFEPHLTYANAILPDALFSGYLVRRGQNIEWLEVGTSALEFLISKTFIKNVYVPIGQRGWHRQGGHRALYDQQPEEPAAMVKALGTAYMATKNDKYRKLMHRTFYWFLGDNLADRIMYDASTGGCYDGLARQHVNLNQGAESTLSYLIARLIL
- a CDS encoding 2'-5' RNA ligase family protein, giving the protein MRYFIGYLIEGEAGEYYKKITADLSERFGIKNLSEYIPLHLTLKAPFETGDISVIEKVLEDTAVKEETSPLVIDGFERFGSQSRTIFLGIKDNVRVQEKAEKLLHLLSGFGNYQKPIPLPLKLHASIARYLSPEQSQNVWDYVSSLPAPHFDLQFNNLTLFVHQDNHWEIQKTFYFHDN